Proteins from a genomic interval of Stenotrophomonas maltophilia:
- a CDS encoding XVIPCD domain-containing protein — MTILSAETERLLGEFAGRTDVTSDQVDNLRSVIAGSPVLAKQVDAAIAAGHLERFELLPATSNAGGTYETSTKSINLPASSLSTPAAPDRFDAAEVAFVLGHEIQHGFNDADVERAYVQFDADVEQIAGRTTSHDYTEAIGTLLAANRRDEASSNIAGWNALVSQVRANNPDATLRDLYEASTRSTDVIQSRPGPPITYAPHPELTLNADLTISPTAANIEGMARHYYDQGVSTGLGHHGNSDYQNFYGAQAIELASGYEAANPAPDGVSRMEVNMKKLGLDERLLEQNGLNLGEGSPPRQPYFDTSTSPSTLHYFDHTEGTHAHVPITAQPASAGDAMALPIAEGRDRTLHEQIRDKVAALDAANGRSFDASSERLSASLLVLARENGLDRVDHVVLSRQTDGAGAAQSIFVVKGPLDDPASLRASSPTAEAVQRPVQDSLDTLAVVNQRQADQALQEQIRTQVQEQQRGALAH; from the coding sequence ATGACGATCCTCTCCGCAGAAACGGAACGCCTGCTGGGCGAGTTCGCCGGCAGGACCGACGTCACCAGCGACCAGGTCGACAACCTGCGCAGCGTCATCGCGGGCTCGCCGGTGCTGGCAAAGCAGGTGGACGCCGCCATCGCGGCAGGCCATCTGGAACGCTTCGAACTGTTGCCCGCCACAAGCAATGCGGGTGGCACCTACGAGACCAGCACGAAATCCATCAACCTGCCCGCCAGCAGCTTGTCGACCCCGGCGGCACCGGACAGGTTCGACGCCGCCGAGGTTGCCTTTGTGCTCGGTCACGAGATCCAGCACGGCTTCAACGATGCTGATGTCGAGCGAGCCTACGTGCAGTTCGATGCCGACGTGGAGCAGATCGCAGGCCGTACCACCAGCCATGATTACACCGAGGCCATCGGCACGCTGCTCGCGGCCAACCGCCGCGATGAGGCCTCTTCGAACATCGCGGGCTGGAATGCGCTGGTCAGCCAGGTACGTGCCAACAATCCGGACGCTACCCTGCGCGACCTGTATGAAGCCAGCACCCGCTCGACAGACGTCATCCAGTCGCGACCCGGCCCGCCGATCACCTATGCCCCGCACCCGGAGCTGACCCTCAATGCGGACCTGACCATCTCCCCCACCGCAGCCAACATCGAGGGAATGGCCAGGCACTATTACGATCAGGGCGTCAGCACCGGCCTGGGCCATCATGGGAATTCGGACTACCAGAATTTCTACGGCGCCCAGGCGATCGAACTGGCCAGCGGATACGAGGCCGCGAATCCAGCGCCCGACGGCGTCAGCCGGATGGAAGTGAACATGAAGAAGCTGGGCCTGGACGAGCGCCTGCTGGAGCAGAACGGGCTCAACCTCGGCGAGGGCTCGCCCCCGCGCCAGCCCTACTTCGACACCAGCACCTCGCCGTCGACGCTGCATTACTTCGACCACACCGAAGGCACGCATGCACATGTCCCCATCACCGCACAGCCGGCCTCCGCAGGTGATGCAATGGCGTTGCCGATTGCGGAAGGCCGTGACCGTACCCTGCACGAGCAGATCCGCGACAAGGTAGCGGCGCTGGATGCTGCCAACGGACGCAGTTTCGATGCGTCCAGCGAGCGCCTGAGCGCCAGCCTGCTGGTGCTGGCCCGCGAAAACGGGCTGGACCGGGTCGACCATGTGGTGCTCAGCCGCCAGACCGATGGTGCGGGCGCGGCGCAGAGCATCTTCGTGGTGAAGGGGCCGCTGGATGATCCGGCCTCGCTGCGCGCGTCATCGCCCACCGCCGAGGCTGTGCAACGCCCCGTACAGGACAGCCTGGATACGCTTGCCGTGGTCAACCAGCGGCAGGCCGATCAGGCCTTGCAGGAGCAGATCCGCACGCAGGTGCAGGAACAGCAGCGCGGTGCGCTGGCTCACTGA
- a CDS encoding HipA family kinase has product MRTVHALRYITPLREGGSLPAVVETDDDGMVVLKFRGAGQGPKALIAELIAGEMARTLGLPIPEILFVELDREFARTEPDPEIQELIRASEGLNLGLDYLPGAINYDPAAMPVDADLASRIVWFDAFTSNVDRTTRNPNLMVWHRKLYLIDHGAAMYFHHDWANAGDACEKPFVLIRDHVLLSFASRIAEVDAELAARLTDAEIERIVGLVPDSWLVNEPAFDSPQAYRQGYIDYLKHRLKVRAVFVQEAIRAHAAHV; this is encoded by the coding sequence ATGCGCACCGTACATGCCCTCCGCTACATAACCCCCTTGCGGGAAGGTGGCTCCCTGCCGGCCGTGGTCGAGACCGACGACGACGGCATGGTCGTGCTGAAGTTCCGCGGCGCCGGCCAGGGCCCGAAGGCCTTGATCGCCGAGCTGATCGCCGGCGAAATGGCGCGCACCCTGGGCCTGCCGATTCCGGAGATCCTGTTCGTGGAACTGGACCGCGAGTTCGCCCGCACCGAACCGGACCCGGAAATCCAGGAGCTGATCCGCGCCAGCGAGGGCCTGAACCTGGGCCTGGACTACCTGCCCGGCGCGATCAACTACGACCCGGCAGCGATGCCGGTGGATGCGGACCTGGCCTCGCGCATCGTCTGGTTCGATGCATTCACCAGCAATGTCGATCGCACCACGCGCAACCCCAACCTGATGGTGTGGCACCGCAAGCTGTACCTGATCGACCACGGCGCGGCGATGTATTTCCACCACGACTGGGCCAACGCTGGCGATGCCTGCGAAAAGCCGTTCGTGCTGATCCGCGACCATGTGCTGCTGTCGTTCGCCAGCCGTATCGCCGAGGTGGATGCCGAGCTGGCCGCGCGCCTGACCGATGCCGAGATCGAGCGCATCGTCGGCCTGGTGCCGGACAGCTGGCTGGTCAACGAGCCGGCATTCGACAGTCCGCAGGCCTATCGCCAAGGCTATATCGACTATCTCAAGCATCGCCTGAAAGTGCGTGCGGTGTTCGTGCAGGAGGCCATCCGTGCCCACGCTGCACACGTATGA
- a CDS encoding DUF3037 domain-containing protein, with protein sequence MPTLHTYDYAVIRVVPRVEREEFINVGVIVSCPGARHLEAAIEIDPARLRAFAPALDQEALQPWLDAIVAICRGDASAGPIAQLPARARFHFLTAKRSSVVQMSSTHVGRTADPAGVVEHLMTKMVRVPR encoded by the coding sequence GTGCCCACGCTGCACACGTATGACTACGCGGTCATCCGCGTGGTACCGCGGGTGGAACGCGAGGAATTCATCAACGTCGGGGTGATCGTCTCCTGTCCTGGCGCGCGTCACCTGGAGGCGGCCATCGAGATCGATCCTGCGCGCCTGCGGGCCTTCGCGCCGGCGCTGGACCAGGAGGCGCTGCAGCCGTGGCTGGATGCGATCGTGGCCATCTGCCGCGGCGACGCCAGCGCCGGACCAATCGCGCAACTGCCCGCACGTGCCCGCTTCCACTTCCTTACCGCAAAGCGCAGCTCGGTCGTGCAGATGTCGAGCACGCATGTGGGCCGCACGGCCGACCCGGCGGGTGTGGTGGAACACTTGATGACGAAGATGGTGCGGGTGCCGCGCTGA
- a CDS encoding serine hydrolase domain-containing protein — MKTVGRLFLCNALACLVLVATSAFPPAGAASSEREHPRAQDAIDDWLAAFNASSLEALQAFADRYAKQEGSTPKDYLEFRESTGPLSVLETLESAPSQAKLLVRGQLSERVMWVTAVMDPANPSHLKQFQIEGTETPDKYKPERVALPALMADATAKLEALRAQDALSGALQVARNGKVLLDWRGGNADRTAGIPVAVDTQFRLASSNKMFTAAAILQLVQEGRLNLDGTIGKYLPDYPNRAVANSVTVRQLLSHTSGLGDFFGDDFEQYSASLKTLDDYVQRFAKDAPQFTPGSQDSYSNYGFIVLGRIIEAVSGQSYYAYVEMHILRPAGMTGTGFEPETTSVPQRAVAYTKKDGQWVRETKSLPWRGMSAGGGYSTVSDMVTFAEALRSGKLVSPALLQQATTAQNHKGWYGFGFVVQGAGREHQYGHEGGAPGSNSAIVVLPAQGYVIVGLANVDPDAIGNVVNYIARRVPL; from the coding sequence ATGAAGACTGTTGGACGCCTGTTTCTCTGCAATGCGCTGGCCTGTTTGGTCCTGGTTGCCACATCGGCGTTTCCGCCAGCTGGCGCAGCATCTTCCGAGCGCGAACATCCACGTGCGCAGGATGCCATCGATGACTGGCTTGCGGCCTTCAATGCAAGCAGCCTCGAGGCGTTGCAGGCATTCGCCGACAGATATGCGAAGCAGGAAGGCAGCACTCCCAAGGACTATCTTGAGTTCCGCGAGAGCACAGGCCCGCTGAGTGTGCTGGAAACACTCGAGAGCGCGCCCAGCCAGGCGAAGCTGCTGGTGAGGGGCCAGCTGAGCGAACGTGTGATGTGGGTGACGGCGGTCATGGACCCGGCCAACCCGTCGCACTTGAAGCAGTTCCAGATCGAGGGCACTGAAACGCCGGACAAGTACAAGCCGGAACGGGTTGCTTTGCCCGCGCTGATGGCCGATGCCACAGCAAAACTGGAGGCGCTGCGGGCGCAGGACGCGTTGTCGGGTGCATTGCAGGTGGCACGGAACGGCAAGGTGCTGCTGGACTGGCGCGGTGGCAATGCCGATCGCACCGCTGGCATTCCAGTGGCCGTGGATACGCAGTTCCGCCTTGCATCCTCCAACAAAATGTTCACCGCGGCGGCCATCCTGCAGCTGGTGCAGGAGGGCAGGCTCAATCTCGATGGCACGATCGGCAAGTACCTGCCGGACTATCCGAACAGGGCGGTCGCCAACAGCGTGACCGTACGCCAGCTGCTGTCACATACCAGTGGCCTGGGCGATTTCTTCGGCGACGATTTCGAGCAGTATTCCGCGTCCTTGAAGACGCTGGATGACTATGTGCAACGCTTTGCCAAGGATGCACCGCAGTTCACGCCGGGCAGCCAGGACAGCTATTCGAACTATGGCTTCATCGTATTGGGGCGCATCATCGAAGCGGTTTCGGGGCAGTCGTACTACGCGTATGTGGAGATGCACATCCTGCGCCCGGCCGGTATGACCGGCACCGGCTTCGAGCCGGAAACAACGAGCGTCCCGCAGCGTGCCGTCGCCTACACGAAGAAGGATGGGCAATGGGTCCGTGAAACGAAGTCGCTGCCCTGGCGCGGCATGTCAGCCGGCGGTGGCTACAGCACGGTAAGCGACATGGTGACGTTTGCCGAGGCTTTGCGCAGTGGGAAGCTGGTCTCACCTGCGTTGCTGCAACAGGCCACCACGGCGCAGAACCACAAGGGCTGGTACGGATTCGGCTTCGTGGTGCAGGGCGCGGGCAGGGAACACCAGTACGGTCACGAAGGCGGTGCGCCTGGATCGAACAGCGCTATCGTGGTGCTGCCCGCGCAGGGCTATGTGATTGTTGGCCTGGCCAATGTCGATCCGGATGCGATCGGCAACGTGGTCAACTACATCGCGCGAAGAGTGCCGCTGTAG
- a CDS encoding DUF4952 domain-containing protein, which translates to MAGVLLLASFSSASALAQQTPAQALAEWEVQGRADGLARPDIECQDFLQALGRKPAGLEYVGCSQDDASYIKPMQAHYRVAGARAERVEAYLHATFGMPMLRYTCCGWSNGAPYSWREGADTVRYQIGMGVESLPHERSEWERIEAFDVTVEVLRQRP; encoded by the coding sequence GTGGCCGGCGTCCTGCTGCTGGCGTCCTTTTCCAGCGCCAGCGCGCTTGCGCAACAGACACCTGCGCAGGCGTTGGCCGAGTGGGAGGTGCAAGGGCGCGCGGATGGCCTGGCGCGACCTGATATCGAATGCCAGGATTTCCTGCAGGCGTTGGGGCGGAAGCCGGCAGGGCTGGAGTACGTGGGCTGCAGCCAGGACGACGCGTCCTACATCAAACCCATGCAAGCCCACTACCGCGTTGCAGGCGCCCGTGCCGAGCGGGTCGAGGCGTATCTGCATGCGACGTTCGGCATGCCGATGTTGCGCTACACCTGCTGTGGCTGGAGCAATGGTGCGCCGTACAGCTGGCGCGAAGGTGCAGACACGGTGAGGTACCAGATCGGGATGGGTGTGGAATCGCTGCCGCATGAGCGGAGCGAGTGGGAACGCATCGAAGCATTCGACGTGACGGTTGAGGTGTTGCGGCAGCGTCCCTAG
- a CDS encoding LysR family transcriptional regulator has translation MDLIVPLRTFAKVAEVGSFAAAAEALDLSPQLVGKHIQALEQHLGVRLLNRTTRKQSLTDFGQAYLARARVILEEVEGAEQLAEVARGRPMGRLRISAPVTFGVHALGPAVVAYMQQYPDVQVDLNLSNSLVDIVEDGYDLVFRTGDLADSGLVARRLGPYPLVLCASPAYLASRPPITHPSDLSRHECLGFAHSIIRTRWSFRDADGSVLSVPVSSRFMVNQAEPLLTAAVGGLGLILQPYEMLAAALARGELVEVLPDHVPVSTWINLVYPRDRQLTPKLRSFLDFCVARFTEQTMARR, from the coding sequence ATGGACCTGATCGTTCCGCTCCGGACCTTCGCCAAGGTAGCCGAGGTCGGCTCTTTCGCCGCCGCTGCCGAGGCATTGGACCTGTCGCCGCAGCTGGTCGGCAAGCACATCCAGGCGCTGGAGCAGCATCTGGGCGTGCGCCTGCTCAACCGCACCACGCGCAAGCAGAGCCTGACCGACTTCGGCCAGGCCTATCTGGCACGGGCACGGGTGATCCTGGAGGAAGTGGAGGGCGCCGAGCAATTGGCGGAAGTGGCGCGCGGACGGCCGATGGGACGCCTGCGCATCAGCGCGCCGGTCACCTTTGGCGTGCACGCGCTCGGCCCGGCAGTGGTGGCTTACATGCAGCAGTACCCGGATGTGCAGGTCGATCTGAACCTGTCCAACAGCCTGGTGGACATCGTCGAGGACGGCTACGACCTGGTGTTCCGTACCGGTGACCTGGCCGACAGCGGGCTGGTGGCACGGCGATTGGGGCCGTATCCGCTTGTGCTGTGCGCATCGCCGGCCTACCTGGCGTCGCGTCCGCCGATTACCCACCCGAGTGACCTGAGCCGGCACGAGTGCCTGGGCTTCGCGCATTCGATCATCCGCACCCGCTGGAGCTTCCGCGATGCCGATGGCAGCGTGTTGAGCGTGCCGGTGTCCAGCCGCTTCATGGTCAATCAGGCCGAGCCGCTGTTGACGGCGGCCGTGGGTGGTCTGGGATTGATCCTGCAGCCCTACGAAATGCTTGCCGCCGCGCTGGCGCGTGGTGAGCTGGTGGAAGTGCTCCCGGACCATGTGCCGGTATCGACCTGGATCAACCTGGTGTACCCGCGCGATCGCCAGCTGACGCCCAAGCTGCGCAGCTTCCTGGACTTCTGCGTGGCACGATTTACTGAGCAGACGATGGCAAGGCGATAG
- a CDS encoding zinc-dependent alcohol dehydrogenase family protein, producing the protein MSQVVRIHEYGTADVLRIDDIDVPAPAPDEVQIRVRAIGLNRAEVMFRNGAYLQEAQFPSRLGYEAAGIVEAVGSAVSGFAAGDAVSVIPPLDIARWGTYGELANVPARLVVKHPQALDFETAAAVWMQYVTAWGALLEQAHLSAGDFVIITAASSSVGLAAIQIANAVGATPIAVTRGPGKRQALLDAGAAHVIATQEQDLVAEVARITGGAGARVVFDPIGGPQFVPLTEAMARGGILLEYGALSSEPTPFPLFNVLGKSLTLKGYLYSEIVSDDAALARAKAFILDGLDKGVLAPMIAKVFPFAQIQEAHRYLESNEQIGKVVVTV; encoded by the coding sequence ATGAGCCAGGTTGTCCGCATCCACGAATATGGCACCGCCGATGTGCTGCGCATCGACGATATCGACGTTCCCGCCCCCGCGCCTGACGAAGTCCAGATCCGGGTGAGGGCGATCGGCCTGAACCGCGCTGAGGTGATGTTCCGCAACGGCGCCTATCTGCAGGAAGCGCAGTTCCCCAGCCGGCTGGGCTACGAAGCGGCCGGCATTGTCGAAGCGGTCGGCAGTGCGGTGAGCGGCTTCGCAGCAGGCGATGCGGTCAGCGTGATACCGCCGCTGGACATCGCGCGCTGGGGCACCTACGGCGAGCTGGCCAATGTGCCGGCTCGACTGGTGGTCAAGCACCCGCAGGCGCTGGACTTTGAAACGGCTGCTGCGGTGTGGATGCAGTACGTCACCGCCTGGGGCGCGCTGCTGGAGCAGGCGCACCTGTCCGCTGGGGATTTCGTCATCATCACCGCTGCCAGCAGCAGCGTTGGCCTGGCCGCGATCCAGATCGCCAATGCGGTGGGCGCCACGCCGATCGCGGTCACCCGCGGCCCGGGCAAGCGCCAGGCCCTGCTCGATGCCGGTGCCGCCCACGTCATCGCCACCCAGGAGCAGGATCTGGTGGCCGAAGTAGCGCGCATCACCGGTGGCGCCGGCGCCCGCGTGGTGTTCGATCCGATCGGTGGCCCGCAGTTCGTTCCGCTGACCGAAGCGATGGCACGTGGCGGCATCCTGCTGGAATACGGCGCGCTGAGCAGCGAACCCACGCCGTTCCCGCTGTTCAACGTGCTGGGCAAGTCGCTGACGCTGAAGGGCTACCTGTACTCGGAAATCGTCTCCGACGATGCCGCGCTGGCGCGTGCCAAAGCCTTCATCCTCGATGGCCTGGACAAGGGCGTGCTGGCGCCGATGATCGCCAAGGTGTTCCCGTTCGCGCAGATCCAGGAAGCACACCGTTACCTGGAATCGAACGAGCAGATCGGCAAGGTGGTGGTCACGGTGTAA
- a CDS encoding membrane-bound PQQ-dependent dehydrogenase, glucose/quinate/shikimate family, whose product MSATPPSAPAPVRAARHPLVTVLSLLLVVLGLVIGGLGAWLLSLGGSAYYAIAGLGLLASGILLFGNRRSGALLYALVFTGTLLWTWWESGSDYWRWVPRLGLVTALGIVLALLAPTLHEPVSKRLSRSVAGVLMLVFVAAFGLAFAPHGEVDGHLPFPEGAVSAGLEPTRDTTGLQPADQPAEGDWPAWGRSNAATRYSPLQQITPANVATLQLAWQFRTGDMPKKRWGAETTPLKIGDRLYLCTARNRLIALDAASGKELWRFDPKVKDASIPYTAACRGVSYYEQSSAPTVADAVLADVAADLALPEPPPSVTRSAAPGSRPACWARIIEGTLDGRIIAVDADSGHPCANFGNNGQVDITLGMGEVPPGYVSITSPPAIVRGVIVTGHQVLDGQRRDAPSGVIQAYDAITGKLRWAWDMDQPERSGLPPREQTYTRGTPNMWTTATGDEALGLVYLPLGNSAADYWSGSRTENQNRYATSLVAIDVATGKPVWHFQAVRKDVWDYDLGSQASLIDYPTAAGKVPAILLPTKQGDMYILDRRNGQLLTAAEERKVPVGGVEPEQRSPTQLFSLYHTLRREHDLTERDMWGITPIDQLVCRIQFRKAYYEGFYTPPSSERHSIEYPGYNGGSDWGSVSIDTRRGVIVANYNDMPNYNRLVPRAEADRLGWLPREKIRFDKGGAEGAGDPQVGTPYGIQVNAGWRLPFTGLLCKQPPYGGIRAIDLRTGKLLWDRPFGSARGNGPFGIRSGLPIEIGTPNNGGSVVTASGLIFIAAATDDLLRAIDLKTGKELWHAKLPAGGQANPMVYEQGGRQYVVIMAGGHHFMETPNGDYVMAFALPR is encoded by the coding sequence ATGTCCGCCACGCCGCCGTCCGCTCCAGCTCCCGTCCGCGCTGCCCGGCATCCTCTGGTTACCGTGCTGTCGCTGCTGCTGGTCGTGCTCGGCCTGGTCATCGGCGGGCTCGGCGCGTGGCTGCTCAGCCTTGGCGGCTCGGCGTACTACGCCATCGCCGGGCTCGGCCTGCTGGCCAGCGGCATCCTGTTGTTCGGCAACCGCCGCAGCGGTGCATTGCTGTATGCGCTGGTGTTCACCGGTACGCTGCTGTGGACCTGGTGGGAGTCGGGCAGCGACTACTGGCGCTGGGTGCCGCGGCTGGGCCTGGTGACCGCACTTGGCATCGTGCTGGCCTTGCTGGCGCCCACCCTGCACGAGCCGGTCTCCAAGCGCTTGTCGCGCAGTGTGGCGGGCGTGCTGATGCTGGTGTTCGTGGCCGCCTTCGGCCTGGCCTTTGCGCCGCATGGTGAAGTGGACGGGCACCTGCCGTTCCCGGAAGGCGCAGTCAGCGCCGGACTGGAACCTACGCGCGATACCACGGGCCTGCAGCCGGCTGACCAGCCCGCCGAGGGCGACTGGCCGGCGTGGGGCCGCAGCAATGCGGCCACCCGCTATTCGCCGCTGCAGCAGATCACCCCGGCCAATGTGGCCACGTTGCAGCTGGCCTGGCAGTTCCGCACCGGCGATATGCCGAAGAAGCGCTGGGGCGCGGAAACCACCCCGCTGAAGATCGGCGACCGGCTGTACCTGTGCACCGCGCGCAACCGACTGATCGCGCTTGACGCTGCCAGCGGCAAGGAACTGTGGCGGTTCGATCCAAAGGTGAAGGATGCCTCGATTCCCTATACCGCTGCCTGTCGTGGTGTGAGTTATTACGAACAATCGAGCGCACCGACCGTGGCCGATGCGGTGCTGGCCGATGTCGCCGCTGATCTGGCGCTGCCGGAACCGCCGCCCAGCGTCACCCGCAGCGCTGCACCGGGCAGTCGTCCGGCGTGCTGGGCGCGCATCATTGAAGGCACGCTGGACGGTCGCATCATCGCGGTGGACGCGGACAGCGGCCATCCCTGCGCCAACTTCGGCAACAACGGCCAGGTCGACATCACCTTGGGGATGGGCGAGGTGCCACCGGGTTACGTGTCGATCACCTCGCCACCGGCCATCGTGCGCGGCGTGATCGTGACCGGTCATCAGGTGCTGGACGGGCAGCGCCGCGATGCGCCCTCGGGCGTGATCCAGGCGTACGACGCCATCACCGGCAAGCTGCGCTGGGCGTGGGACATGGACCAGCCCGAGCGCAGCGGCCTGCCGCCGCGCGAGCAGACCTATACGCGCGGCACGCCGAACATGTGGACCACCGCCACCGGTGATGAAGCGCTGGGCCTGGTCTACCTGCCGCTGGGCAATTCAGCCGCCGACTACTGGAGCGGCTCGCGCACGGAGAACCAGAATCGCTATGCGACCTCGCTGGTGGCGATCGACGTGGCCACCGGCAAGCCGGTCTGGCATTTTCAGGCGGTGCGCAAGGATGTGTGGGACTACGACCTGGGTTCGCAGGCCAGCCTGATCGACTACCCGACGGCGGCGGGCAAGGTGCCGGCGATCCTGCTGCCGACCAAGCAGGGTGACATGTACATCCTCGATCGCCGCAACGGCCAGCTCCTGACCGCCGCCGAAGAGCGCAAGGTGCCGGTGGGCGGCGTCGAACCCGAGCAGCGTTCACCCACCCAGCTGTTTTCGCTGTACCACACGCTGCGCCGCGAACATGACCTGACCGAGCGTGACATGTGGGGCATCACCCCGATCGACCAGCTGGTCTGCCGCATCCAGTTCCGCAAGGCGTACTACGAGGGTTTCTATACGCCGCCGAGCAGCGAGCGCCATTCCATCGAGTACCCCGGCTACAACGGCGGCTCGGACTGGGGCAGCGTGTCCATCGATACGCGCCGCGGCGTGATCGTGGCCAACTACAACGACATGCCCAACTACAACCGGCTGGTGCCACGTGCCGAGGCTGACCGGTTGGGCTGGCTGCCACGCGAGAAGATCCGGTTCGACAAAGGCGGTGCCGAAGGCGCGGGCGACCCGCAGGTGGGCACGCCGTATGGCATCCAGGTCAACGCTGGCTGGCGACTGCCGTTCACCGGCCTGCTGTGCAAGCAGCCCCCCTATGGCGGTATCCGTGCCATCGACCTGCGCACCGGCAAGCTGCTGTGGGACCGCCCGTTCGGCAGTGCGCGCGGCAACGGACCGTTCGGCATCCGTTCCGGCCTGCCGATCGAGATCGGCACGCCGAACAATGGCGGTTCGGTAGTCACCGCCAGCGGCCTGATCTTCATTGCGGCCGCCACTGATGATCTGCTGCGCGCGATCGACCTGAAGACCGGCAAGGAGCTGTGGCACGCCAAGCTGCCGGCGGGCGGGCAGGCCAACCCGATGGTGTACGAACAGGGTGGCCGCCAGTACGTGGTGATCATGGCCGGCGGCCACCATTTCATGGAAACCCCGAACGGCGATTACGTGATGGCGTTTGCGTTGCCGAGGTAA